A window of Epinephelus lanceolatus isolate andai-2023 chromosome 3, ASM4190304v1, whole genome shotgun sequence genomic DNA:
ttcgagaataaagtcataactgagaaaaagtcataatattacgagaataaagtcgtagtttttaaggaaataaccaacaacaaacagaatgggtTAGAGGATGAACCTGCTTGTGGCAGCTGCTCTTTGTCTCAGGTGTGTTACCTCGACACACACATTTGGAGGCAGGGCCGGAGTGGGactcattttcagccctggagtttCACGGCTCAGACCGGCCCACTTTAGATCACGACCTATTAGTTGGAGATGTATGTGTAGTCAGACGCAGCTGCTGAGCTCTGTGGAGCCGTTGTCTCAACCTCGGGTGCCACAGGGACTTCGGCGTTCTCCGTCCACTCTTCTGATGAGGAGGCTTGTCGGTGGTCGATTCCACAAATCGTTGGAGCTGTGCGCGTAATCAGACCACCACCGCAGAGCACCGCAAAGCCGGTGTCTCCACCTCACCAattcagctgctgcagagacttCACCTTCATACGTGCACTTTGTTAATGAAGAGGCGTGTCGGTAAACGACACAAAATTCATCGCCGGAGATGCGCGCGTAATTGGAGCGCAACTCACACAGCCACGCGGAGCCGCCAGTGAAGGTGGCCCAGGTATAGCGGTAGCAGCATATGTGATACCCAGTGCCATGACTGAACACCggcccaataaaaaaaaataactcaagACCGGCCCTCGCGGCCCAAACGTCAGACCGGCCCACCGGGAATTGTCCCGGTCCTCCCGATTAGCCACTCCAGGCCTGCGTAATATTCCGAGTTctttctcgtaatattatgactttttctcagttacgACTTTATtttcgtaatattatgacttttttctcattaaattacaactttattagcgtaatattatgactttttctcattaaattacaactttattagtgtaatattatgactttctcagttacgactttattctcgtaatattatgactttttctgttacgattttattcttgtaatattatgacttttttctcattaaattacaactttattggcataatattatgactttttctcagttacgactttattctcgtaatattatgacttttttctcattaaattacaactttattagcgtaatattatgacttttttctcattaaattacaactttattcacgtaatatgactttttctcagttatgactttattctcgtaatattatgacttttttctcattaaattacaactttattagcgtaatattatgactttttctcagttacgactttattcgcgtaatattatgacttttttctcattaaattacAAGTTTATTCgcataatattatgacttctcagttacgactttattctcgtaatatgactttttcttgGGACGACTTTATTCGCATAATAATTTTAtgagtttttttcttgtaatattaccactttattctcgaaatctccgattatttttttcttcaatatgGACCTAATACTCCATCGTACATATCCATTATGTAATTCTGGCTGCAATTCTAATTAATGATATCTACAACTCAGATCTTACTAGTTAAAATGTTAATTCTAACTGATGGAAATGTATATTGTAGATATCTACAGTTGTTCTTACATTACAGTTATCATAAATGGAATTCTAGATATCTCAAATTCAactctgactagtcaaaatgaaaTTATTGATATGTCACCTAGGTACTGTAACTAGTAAGAATGTAATTTCAGATATTGAAAACACAGTTGTAACTAGTGGAAATAATATTTGTACTAGTCACAGTTGTGTTTGAGTTAACATATCCAAGTTACATAATGGATATGTAACTTGGAATTATAACACTTGAAAACTGAAGGAAACTTAAAAACAGGATGGTCCTCAGACAAGTTCTGTAGCTCTAAGGATGTGGAGCGTCTTTTTTGTCGATGATTTGAAGAGGCTGTATGGGCGTTCACGTTCTGTGTGTTCAGACTTGACTCAGTTATGACTCAGAAGAAGTACTATGTGTGGGAACCTTTGAGCTCTTTGGGTTTTAAAGTACCTTAATATCCCCCAGCAACTGTGTGTCACAGCCACTGCTGCATTTCCAACACACAAGTGaaaaagtaaatacattttagaACACTGGCATGTTCCTGTCCCTCTCACGTCACACACCTCTGTTCCCTACCTTTATTTGTCCAGGTTTGTCGTCCTTGTTCTTAACTGTTGCGTCTTTGTTTTGTGTAAGTACATTGAGAGCAATGCAAGTCAAATTccttttgtgtgcacacagacTTGGCTAATAAAGATTATTCTCATTctgatatatataaaaaataaaataagttttgcAGGTTTACCCAAATGAAATATCGCAGATGTTTTACAGCACTACATTCAAAGATTTCCAACTTTAAAGTACTAACAAAAAGGTTATTTAGTTGTAATCGATACCCCAAATCTACAGTTTGAGAGTTTAGATTTGGTAGTTTAGTGTTTCACAGAGAAGGCTGCTGTGTATGAAGACAGTTTAATATGGCGCAGAAGAACCACAGTGCTGCATCAAAAAGCGTGGACGAGAGTGTGACGACACTGACGTCAAAATAAAGCAATCAAAGCTAACAAGTTATGAAATCTCACCTGTTTACCGAAGCACTCTGAATGTCTGTGGTATAAATCAGAGTGTGTAATGTGTCGTAATATCATgtcctccttctgtctctctctcaggaCTCAGAGTTTGTGTGTCTGGAGTTTGACGAAGCTAAAGTCAACCAGGTGCTGAAGAAGATGTCCGATATCCAGGAGAGCATTGACAGAATCGTTCAGCGCACCTGAAGCTGTGTGCCAGAGTTTTTTCTtcagacagcagagagacagtgagGTGGGGAGACGACGTCTGAAGAACTGTTTGTTCCTTGCAGATCTGTGTTTGTCAGAAGGGATCCATCGTGGCTTTTGCAGCTGCCTTCAACTGATCAACACACCCACCCCAAGTTTTGTTTACTTTCGTAACCTACTGTAACTCAAAGtgctgttttattgttgtgtttcttACATCATATTTACAGCCTCCTCTGATAGGACGATGGTTCCTTTATGGTTCCCCTGCAGCACTGTCCTTTTTTAACCACCAGTTTGAAGCAGTGAATAATTTTGGATGATGCAGTGAAGCTGTAAGCGGAGTATACAGTACCCCACTGAAGCAGGGTACTGTATACTCTAGGTATGAAAAACAGATACCGCCCAAGCCTAATACCTACCTGTATTATTAAAATGCTAGCACGTTAACAAAGTTACATCAACATTAATCTCAAAGCACAGCTGACAAAGTCCAGGTCAGACTGATGAAAGTTGGCCTGTTGTTGTCATTAACATTGTCAGGCAGCTGAAAAGAGTTCAGAGCGTCCTGGTCCTTTAAGACAGTGGTGTCACCGTCTGGTCCTAAGCCCTGATGTCAGGAGGATACAGGTACAGAGCACGTGTGGCTCATCGGGACATCAGGACAGGATTTAACACCACAGCTTTGAGAATCATTACACAATCGATCCACCAGTTCAGTTACAGAGTTTCAATCTAAATACAGGTCGTAAACTCTCCACACAGATCCAGCGGGATACACGACTCCCTTTAATTTAAACGTTAATGagcaagttttattttttcatcttgtttttctgttgctgtgttcAGGCGGCAGGCTAAATCACTTCACAGGTGGATGACACTGAGAGTAGCATGCAATAAAAGGCCGATGTCAGCTTCACAGTAAACTCAAGTCAGTAAAATTTAAACCATATAAACCTGCTTCAGGTCACAGCTCTACTTTAGATCCACAGGATTGCACTTTCAACCCAACTCAACGTTATGCTCCGACAGTATTGTGACACACTGTATATAAAATGTTCTTATGCAGGTTTGTGCCAATGAAGATTAAAACTTGAAAAAGTTTCCCTTGACTTTTTTATTGATGTGTTTTCATTCAGTTCTTTATCGTGTGTCAGATACTGAAACAAATGTCAGATTTATTGTTTGATGGCCTTCAATACAACAATGATATAACCTATCTAACAGGGAAGCTGTTACAGGTTCAGTTCCCCGTCTATGCTTTCCTcacagtcaccagactccactgagaaaagcAGTAATTTCAGCTCggtgaacacgggagctgctggtctaccactgcctcagttGGTTAGctagtttgtgttattgggtgactttggtgaatccgaactaacccttCACAGTGCCAGAGTCATGCAATAAGACAAAGTAAGTGTTAAAGCCAGCaccagaccagcagctcctgcttTAGGTACTGTTAAATCAGTTggcccgtttccaccacaggaactttggggtaattttacgggacTAGGgctgttggtgcgtgtctccaccgcaggaaccacccttgaaggacagagttccgcaacttttacaggggctaaacaagtccctgcctcggagtaggtactcagaacggcccgataaactcctgggtggggcttggagtttacttggtgctgattggatatactcaaggcgggatgtgacgtcaatagaaagcgacaaaatagccggcatttttaaaactcagtaGACGAGGAGTCGCATTTTTATAGCTTCCACTGCCATGTAAACGAAGAGACACGCCAGAAACTCAGCAACCACCTCAGCTCCTTCCATGTTGATAATCGTCTTTCTTatgtctgctttcttcttcttgctTCTGCTTCGTAcgttcttctttgtttgtttctttgccgtGTCGCCCCAGTCAAAATGGTCGTGCAacgattacatcacatccacagcccggtaactttacaggaaccttcctcctactctgccctctcagtggagacacagcggttgagagggccgagcgagaggacgttcctgtaaagttcccgccccccaaatagtaccaggaacttcttcagtggaaacgggcctagtgtttttctcagtggagtctggctttgaagagagcgatacaACAGCTTCATTTCCCTTTTGGAAATGGCTGCCTGACAGCaaaataaagcagtgaaaatattctaaataaagCATACGCTGAAAGCGTTCATGATTTTTCTTAGGTgcttaaagtgtgttttgttgctgacccggTCCACCACAGTAGATCGCTTCCATATTGGactctgcctgcttctccaaactggagctGATTGACATCTACTGTTTGTGATATACTGTCTGTGGATTAGTATGTGACTCAgcttcaaaagatctgaactttGCCTTTAATCCTCACGATGTAGGAAGGTTTTTGAAGTACTTGCAGGGTGGAGTTCAGAGATGTTTTTTGTCTGATGCTTCATTAATGTGTAGAAAAACAGCTCAGTGTAAATATTTCTTTGTCATAATTGCTTTGTAATAAACCTCAGTGACATCATGTTGGAGCATCTCATCACTTTCATTACTGCTCATCAGCTTGTGGCGTCTGTTAACCTTTGACCAGCGCGGTGAGATCTGGGATGATAAGACAGCAGAGTTTCCACCATGAACCAAACTCCTCGTGATTCATGAACAAAGTtcacactttgtttttctgttagTTTCAGttgtattgtactttttactgcactacatttatctgacagctttactAAGTCAGTTTTTCTTCCCCCTCCTGTccagtaaaaaacacacatctccAGATGCGTTGatgttgaatgtttgtgataaactgaagatCATGGATTTAGAAAACTCTCCTACTTCTTTCCTCTCGGATCATCTCGAAAATgcatcgtcacaaagctgaaaacggctgtttttctgacactgtgtATAGTTGACTTTTTAGAGGTGggtggttctcacaggacagccacactacaaacatgatgatcttatagaatatgatgcattgctgtagattaaactaacCAACAGGATATAAAGGAGTTAGAATGAGCACAACctgaaacatctacagcaggaaaatgacacaTTAGTGCCGCAGTCATACACTGCTCAAAAGGATTAAGCCAACACTtacatcacacatcagatcttgatgactAAAtaattcaagttgaaaatctttactgatgtacatcatataatttgttgagaaaacCAAAGataaacattaaaatcacaggctgatcatcctggtgtctcctccatgctcttgagactgtgctgggagctggactacctgtgcaacctgattgggctgcaggtactgcctcatgctaccagtagtgacaaggacactagcagaagaccaaactagagaagaatcagtcaggaaggataaggagagagcagctgtctgtggacaccacatgtaaaacaattTCCTTGTGCtcacttgtgcttcctgaaTGGTCACATTGAGATCCCTGAAGCTGAACAGACTTCCTGTTAGACTGTGATGAATAAGTGATCCCTTACTTTTGTTTGAGCAGTGTATTAATCCAAAAGCATCAGATAGAGTAGAAGAACAGTGAGATTTCACTGcacaatgagtacttttacttttcaaaCTTAAAGCATTATTTACTGACACATACTCTAGCTAAAGTAAGGCTGGACTTTTTGGagtgttttcacagtgtggtgttAGTACTTTATTAGAGGATGTGAACGCTTGTTTCACTGCACGTCAGACCAGACGAAGATGTTAAATGTTGAGGATGGAGTGAAGAGGGTGGGTGGCACTCAGGCTGTTCAGCCCCACAGTATCGCAGCAGCTCAGCTGAGACTGCTGTCAGCTCCCATTCAACCTGAGGGAGGAGTCACAGCGCGTGCAAGGCGCAGGAGGGACGCACGCTTGTACACTACCTTTCTACCTTTCTCCACTGAGTGAACGGTGGATGTGACCTTTGTGTGCATGTCGGACATTTGAGGATCAGCGTGGAgtctggtttttatttttaattcataCTTTAATGAGGATCAGTGCGCGTCCACATCTCCAAAACGCGCCGCCTAAAGGATGAGGAAGGAGCTTCAGTTCAGGTGACACAAGCTGCAGCCTGTTGATCAGACTTGTCTTTTATTTCACAACGAGGGCGTGAGGAGCCAGTCTGAAAGGTTTGTTTGTCTGGGAATTAACTGACTTCATATGGAATGTTGTAACAGCGCTGAAGAAATGGAAAAACCCACGTCTCATCTGAAATTACTCAGCATTAGTTTGACTTTGCGCTCGTGGACACCGTGCATTATAACCTGAATGACAGCTGTTCAATAGTTTAAGTGTTTATTCATAATTAACCTTTAATACACTGTACAGTGCTCTCACTTAGAGGGACATCACAGAAACACCCTGTGCTTCTTCTACTTctgttttttcaacctggaccctattttcccatgtttttgtgtctaagggaCTAATGTGAACATCaagttttgaaactggtccagtattgagtgagagtgCTGCAGACAGCAGCGGCAAAAAAAGCTGCAATGTAGTCAAttggggcaattgtgcaccatcaatttacatccacttaaAGTGCTTAAACCACTCTACCAGCTGCctgacaacattatagaaaggaTCAGTACAAGGATTAAGATCTTTTTTGTTCAACCAGATACAGCACCCAAATTGCAATGGTCGaaccaaccagactccatttaaaaaactgCAATTTTATTATCGAAAAATAAAAAGCTTCATCCAAATTTGACAGGAGCAAAATAAACTTGCAAAAGCCACattggtgtgtctgttccactgTTTCaaaaatcaccaactctggtttggtagAAATAAACCATTGATTCACCCAGTTaggtgtgaaaatatgctggctctatacatgctaaaatttatgtttatttaaatggagtctggtgggtttggcgatagtgattctggggctgtttctggttaaacaaataGGATCTTACTGTCTTACAAACAGGTCTACCTCTGTAGGGATCTTTTCtatgatgttgtcagacactcaaaatcacaatctgagcctgtcagtggcaaaaacattaAGTTTTAttggacataaattgatggtgcTCATTTGCCCCAAGTGGTGACACTGTGAGCCTGTTTCGCTGCTGCCGTCTGCAGCAATGTTCCCATttgtcactcagacacaaaaatgtgggGAAAATAGGCTCCATGTTTAAAAATACTAAAGTTACCCATtaaattttatgtatttttatttaacccatATTTTAGCAGGTAAGTCTCGTTGAGATGAACAATCTCTTTGACAAGGGAGACCTGGCtaagacagcagcacacaagaagttacagccaaacaaatacacaataaaaacataaaagatctACAGTAACACGTAGAAATATTAAAACACCTACGCACAATGACAAGTACCAACCCACTCATTCATCCTTGTACTaatgagagctttaaaatcaggcagagagaccagtTCACATAGTTTCAGGGAGaagagagccagtgtttggtttgtccatttctGTAGACACATGGTGGTGCAACGTGGCgatctctgtagatgaggaccaACTCcttgtgtagatataaacagctcattctaaggtaaagaaaacgcaacaattcttattttcaggtgattatacacaaagaaaacacacttattacaGTATATTCCGTTCCTGCCagtatatcctcctaaatccaaCACTCTGGAGCTTTAACTTACCAgataattaaaacacatttggagCAATATAACTTTTCATTTGGTAGAATATGAAGCCACAGGTTCAACTGAAACACTTCTGTCTCTTCCAAACAAGTTGTCACAAGgctgcagtggaaacagaagtAGCTAGCAGTAGTGCTCCATTCATCTATTACCTGTAACCAGTTATCCTATTCAGGGTCGCAGAGGGGTGGTGGGgctagagcctatcccagctgacattggtgaggtcacaggtcaccagactatcacagggctgacacatagagacagacaaccattcacacctacgtgcagttaaagtcaccaattaacctgcatgtctttggactgtgggaggaagctggagcacctggaggaaactcatgccgacacagggagaacatgcagacaaTACACTGCTATAAAAGCTATAGAATCATGGGGCGTCTGTAGCGCTTCATATACAGAGGTATATGGAGGTTTAAAAGCAAAAGcctgaaaaaataatctaaaaaaactCATAATCTGTCTGCACACAGGGTCGGACAGTGTATTACATTTGCCCTGAAATTAAGTTGAATTGTCCCTTTGACATTTTGCATGTGTTACTCCACCTCTGTGTGATTAGATCGCATTAGTGTATCAGTCTAACAGCATGTCAagtaatcatcatcatcatcatcatcatcaccagctTTGGACACGTAATCATAACGTACAGCCCAAATAGTTCCAGCACCTCAGTGAGTTTCCTCCTGGTTAACCTGTCTTTGTGTTAAACTGCAGATGACTTGGTTCTTCTTGCTGACGTCCTTCTCCACCCTGCAGCTCATCCACACGAGGCCAGCAGAGACCTGGCTCTCCACCAGACCCAACTGACCAACCATCTCCACACCTGTCACAGGTAATATACGAGTGAGAACACATGACAAGGTGTCACTGAATAAGAGAACAGTAAGTAAAAAACTGTACCTGATTTTGTCCATGTTTTTATATCAGTGAGGGGTTAAATTTTAGAAACGCTGCGATAAAGTTTTCCAGCACAACAAACTACCAGCAGTGGAGGAAGTGCTCAGATCTTTTACCCAAGTTAAAATAACAgaaccacagtgtagaaatactgtgTTACTAATGAGTCACGCattcttaattttattttggtaaaagtacaaaagcacTGGAATCAATATATCTATGTTATATTACTGAATTATAGGGGTGGAAGGAAAatttgatacagcatagtatcatgatatttttgtgtggcaacaTCGCATCATCACACAATGCCAagtataatttttttaattatataaattattaatatgacaaatacaaattaaacttcacatagcctactagaataatataatcagtcGCTTTTTCAGCCCACTAGATATAGttttttcctgaaaaaaaaaatggcttaaGTGAGATGGACAGACTGAAAATTTTATCTTTTTAGATAAAACGTTTTCCTTCGGGGCAtaatacagttgaaaaaagtaaTGCATTGCAGTATATTTTATGACAGTCCTCAGCATATCGAAACATATAAAATCGcgataatattgtattgtggatCCTCCACTGATTCCCACCCATACTGAATTATATATACTATTAATGCCCCACAATTAAAGAAGATACAAAAcgacctcaaaaagacacaaacaacaaaaaacccaaCATAAAGTCTAAGAGTTGGTGGGGTCTTTTGCATATCTgcgcccaggggcccattgtcccTTAGTTCAGTCATGGATAACagttagaataaaaaaaatacacacacaaaaaaaattctcTCTGCCAGTTCTTTTTACTATATTTTTACTACCTCAGTGAAAATGGCAGTAACGCTGGAAATTTATCTCAACCAAAAAGTAGGTGCGTTACTCAGTAGTGCCAACAGTGACATCAGGTGGTAAATCTGTTGATGTCAACAGTGTAAAGtttctgcatgtgtttgagTAACTGAAAAACATCGTCAACGTCATGTCTAAAAACAGTGTTACTCATATGTGTGTGCTCGTCCTCTGTGTGCAGTCAGCACGCTGTGACAAAGACTGCTGCCAGTTAACTGGCGTCATGTGCACGGCTGAATTGGAAACGTGTGATTCCTGTctgaaggaagaggaggagggaggaaggaggggatGAGGGAAACAATGTTCATGGGTCCGTTCTTGCAGGATTAGAGATAAAAATGTGGGCTTGTTTGCAGCCGGTCTGAGCTCTGAAATCCAGCTTCTTATTGAACTGCTGTACCAGGTTCTGGCAGGCTTGTTCTTGCTGAAGGCTTCAGGGTCGACTGAGCTGTCTCTATGTTTCCAAATGTCCCGTTATATCCCGGCTTTGTTGTAAGTCCTGACTCTGCAGATTGATGGTTGCTTGTTGATTTTCAGTGATTTATCTTTGTTTGTGTCCTTTGTGTAGACACAGAGGGGAGGCAACATGCCGGTGGCCCGCAAGAAGAGGGTGCTCTGCGTGATGATGATGCTCAACATCTTCATCTGCGTCCTGGTGGGCGTGTCATGGAACCTTGGGCATGACAAAAGTGGCCGTCAGAGGGTTCGAATCCCACTCAAGAGGTTCTGGCACCAGCCGGTTCTGAGCAAATCCTTCTGGAACAGGGAGCAGCAGCGTCTGGACTTTATTTACAACCCTATCGTCAACTTTTTGCTCTCCAGCGACCCTCTCATCGAGCTCCCTGATTGGCTGAACGACACCAGGCCGCTCAACCCCTGTGAACCAGACCACAGAGTCTCCACACAAATCTCTGACTACAACACTCTGCCGCAGCCCTTCCAGGATTTTCTTTTGCACATGCGCTGCAGGACGTACCCCATGCTGATAAATCAGCCCCATATTTGTGATGAGAAACCCTTCCTGCTGCTGGCGGTCAAGTCACTGATCCCACATTTTGACCGGCGACAAGCTATCCGAGAAACGTGGGGTCGAGCAGGCATAGTAACCAATCGGACCGTGGTGACGGTGTTCCTGCTGGGCAACACCTTGTCAGTAGACCACTTCCCAGACATGCTGGGGATGCTGGGCCACGAGGCAAAGCTTCACAATGACATCCTCCAATGGGACTACAGGGACACCTTCTACAACCTTACCCTGAAAGAGGTCCTCTTCCTGGAGTGGTTCAGCCAAAACTGTCCCCACGCCCAGTACATCCTCAAGGGTGACGATGATGTCTTCGTCAACACCTTACGAATTATTGACCTCCTGGAAGGTCTGTCAGACAAGAAGGCCAAGGATTTGTTCATAGGGGATGTTATCAGTAACGCAGGTCCACACCGAGACAAAAAACTCAAGTACTTTGTCCCagagagtgtgtttgtggggCAGTACCCACCTTACGCAGGAGGCGGAGGATATCTGTACTCTGGAGAGTTAGCGCTACATCTTTACAATGTATCCCAGCAGGTAGTTTTATATCCCATTGATGATGTTTACACAGGGATGTGTCTGGAAAAGCTGGGCCTGGTTCCTGAGGATCACAGCGGCTTCAGGACTTTTGACATTGAGGAGAAGCAAAGGACCAACCCCTGCGTCCACAGGGGCCTGATCCTGGTTCACAGCCGGACACCACAGGAGATGTTAACGATCTGGCCGTGGATCATCCATCCTGAGCTCAACTGCCAATGAACACGTTCATCTTTGTTTCATCTTTTTATTATGTGAAATCCTCACGTCCTCTGAGTTTTATTCTAAAGTCACCAAAGTAATTTACTGACTGTTTTCAAGGCgactttgtctgctgttttcttttccacCAGCTGAATTATATTCAtgttaaagaaaacatttgatGAATGAGCTCTCTGACACAAATTTTGCATGCATGCTaactgcacacaaacaaatgcaatgTGATCACATAGAAATACCTGACGAGCCGtgaacacaggagaggtcaggGATACAGGGAACTAGCATCATCAGAGGGGTGACAGAGCAGTTTGGGCCATCTTATCTAGTCATGATCTTGGTCATCAAGTAAAGCACTCGCAGCctgtcacacactgacagagagtaaaCGTTGTGTAGGGCACTTGTGCTTGTGATATCCTGACAAGACATAAAAGAGTACTTCACATTCTTTCTGCTTAGTGGCACATAGAACAGGGGCCGAAAAGTttgttgataaaataaataaaatcaacctGTATTAAAACCCAATTTAAAAAGATAggtctttaatttatttttaaaaaaaggctagGGAGACTGCCATTCTCAGATCCGAAGGGAGAGTGTTCCATAGTTCAGggccataaaaacaaaaagcagcttCACCAGTTCTCTTGTGGGACACCTTAGGAACAGCGAAGATGGAAGATCTGAGAGTTCTTGTTGGGGCATAAGAAGAAAGGCAATCGCTGATATAAGATGGATGGATGCTAGATTATTTAAGGCTTTATAAATGAGTAAAAGATCTTTAAAATCAATTCCAAAAGAAACAGGCAACCAGTGTAATGATGCAAGCTGAGGGCTAATGTGATctctattttttcatatttgttaAAATCCTGGCTGCAGCGTTCTGAATAACTTGTAGTTTCTTCAAAG
This region includes:
- the b3gnt2a gene encoding N-acetyllactosaminide beta-1,3-N-acetylglucosaminyltransferase 2a isoform X1 encodes the protein MRKELQFSSSTRGQQRPGSPPDPTDQPSPHLSQTQRGGNMPVARKKRVLCVMMMLNIFICVLVGVSWNLGHDKSGRQRVRIPLKRFWHQPVLSKSFWNREQQRLDFIYNPIVNFLLSSDPLIELPDWLNDTRPLNPCEPDHRVSTQISDYNTLPQPFQDFLLHMRCRTYPMLINQPHICDEKPFLLLAVKSLIPHFDRRQAIRETWGRAGIVTNRTVVTVFLLGNTLSVDHFPDMLGMLGHEAKLHNDILQWDYRDTFYNLTLKEVLFLEWFSQNCPHAQYILKGDDDVFVNTLRIIDLLEGLSDKKAKDLFIGDVISNAGPHRDKKLKYFVPESVFVGQYPPYAGGGGYLYSGELALHLYNVSQQVVLYPIDDVYTGMCLEKLGLVPEDHSGFRTFDIEEKQRTNPCVHRGLILVHSRTPQEMLTIWPWIIHPELNCQ
- the b3gnt2a gene encoding N-acetyllactosaminide beta-1,3-N-acetylglucosaminyltransferase 2a isoform X2; the encoded protein is MPVARKKRVLCVMMMLNIFICVLVGVSWNLGHDKSGRQRVRIPLKRFWHQPVLSKSFWNREQQRLDFIYNPIVNFLLSSDPLIELPDWLNDTRPLNPCEPDHRVSTQISDYNTLPQPFQDFLLHMRCRTYPMLINQPHICDEKPFLLLAVKSLIPHFDRRQAIRETWGRAGIVTNRTVVTVFLLGNTLSVDHFPDMLGMLGHEAKLHNDILQWDYRDTFYNLTLKEVLFLEWFSQNCPHAQYILKGDDDVFVNTLRIIDLLEGLSDKKAKDLFIGDVISNAGPHRDKKLKYFVPESVFVGQYPPYAGGGGYLYSGELALHLYNVSQQVVLYPIDDVYTGMCLEKLGLVPEDHSGFRTFDIEEKQRTNPCVHRGLILVHSRTPQEMLTIWPWIIHPELNCQ